The window GCAACAGTACAGGATGTACAAGGGACGTATCAAGTAACATCAGAGACAGAAGTGTTTTTAAATTTATCATTTGCAGGAAATGCAACGTTTAATTTATTAAACCAAAACTGGACAGTGACTAGTTTTAATAGTACTTCAATTTCTTTACAAAGCACAACAAATGCAGCGTTAACTTTAGTGTTAACTCAAATATAAAGTCGTTAAGTTAAGTGGTTAGTATTACTTTTAACAGTGCTGCTATACTTAACGGTGTAGCAGTACCGTTAAAAACAAAAGGATAAAGATGAAAAAGATAAGCGTTTTAAGTATAGTGTTATTGGTGTTGTTATCATGTAGTAGTGATGATACGCAATCCAATTCTAGTAATAACGAACAAGCTAATAAATTATCTGTGGGAGTGTCTGCAAACGATTTATTGTCGGATACCTCCTTTTCTAGCTTAGTTGTGGAGCTTGTTTATGTTGAAGGTTTTGAACCATCAGAAACAGCAGTAAATAATTTTGTTGCTTTTTTAGAGGCTAGAACGGATAAGCCAAACGGAATCACCGTAGAAAAACGAGCAATCGCATCTCCAGGACAATCTCCTTATTCTAACGAAGAAATAACCGTTATAGAAGATGCTAATAGAACTTTATATAATAACAATAGTCAAATTGCAGTTTGGGCCTTTTTTGCAGATGGTGAGTCGGAAAGTAATACCGATACAGGTGTTGTGCTCGGTACTGCTTATCGTAATACCTCTTTTGTGATTTATCAAGAAACGATTGAGGACTTAACTTCAGGAACTTTTACAAATACAACACCAATATTAGAGTCTACGGTAATCACACACGAGTTTGGACATATTTTAGGTTTGACAAACCTAGGAAGTGCGTTGCAATCTAGTCATGAAGATGCAGATCATCCAAAACATTGTGATGTTGATAGTTGCTTAATGTACTGGCAGGCCGAAACAGGTGGTGGTGCTATGGGCATGATCTCTGGTGGTACGATACCACAATTAGATGCACAATGTATTGCTGATCTACAAGCAAATGGTGGGAAATAACTAAGGCATACATTACATTTTTATTACTTAAAACAAATACTTATGAAAAAGCAATATATAATAATGGCATTATTTTTTGGTGCTCTATTTTCAGTAAACGGACAAGAGCAAACATTTAAAAGCAAATCTAACGGAGGTATTAAAGCTGGGTATAATTTAGCTGCTGTACAATATGATGGCGATGCAGAAACAGGACAGCGTAGTGGTTTTCATGTTGGTGTTTATGGCGAATCGTATATTTCAGAATTTGCGTCTATCCAAATAGAAGCTTTGTACTCTCAACAAGGGTATCAAATTGAAACTGACGGTGGGACATTTACGCAAAAACTAAACTATATAAATCTACCATTGTCTTTAAAACTGTATCCGGTAAGCGCGTTTTATTTAGAAGCTGGGCCACAAATAGGTTATGCTATTTCTCATAAAGAAACATACGATAGTAATTTTAATTTGTTTGACACGTCTCAAGAGTTTGAGCCAAACAATTTTGATTATGGTGTTAATTTTGGAGTGGGTTTTAAAACAGAGTCTAACGTGACGTTAGGGGTGCGCTACCATCTGGGATTAGGAGAT is drawn from Psychroserpens sp. NJDZ02 and contains these coding sequences:
- a CDS encoding membrane metalloprotease; protein product: MKKISVLSIVLLVLLSCSSDDTQSNSSNNEQANKLSVGVSANDLLSDTSFSSLVVELVYVEGFEPSETAVNNFVAFLEARTDKPNGITVEKRAIASPGQSPYSNEEITVIEDANRTLYNNNSQIAVWAFFADGESESNTDTGVVLGTAYRNTSFVIYQETIEDLTSGTFTNTTPILESTVITHEFGHILGLTNLGSALQSSHEDADHPKHCDVDSCLMYWQAETGGGAMGMISGGTIPQLDAQCIADLQANGGK
- a CDS encoding porin family protein codes for the protein MKKQYIIMALFFGALFSVNGQEQTFKSKSNGGIKAGYNLAAVQYDGDAETGQRSGFHVGVYGESYISEFASIQIEALYSQQGYQIETDGGTFTQKLNYINLPLSLKLYPVSAFYLEAGPQIGYAISHKETYDSNFNLFDTSQEFEPNNFDYGVNFGVGFKTESNVTLGVRYHLGLGDIYDDGSPKNRVWQFSVGFGF